The genomic DNA AGTCTGTGGCTTCGGTCATTCGGGTGCTTGTGTTCGTGCGCGGTCCATTTTCGCCTGCGCCTGCGTGCCGATGTAGTGCTGCAGGCCATCGACCAATGCATCGAAGGCGGCGCGGCAGCGCGGACTGCTGCGAAGATCCTCGTGCATCGTGACCCAGGTCTCGAGCTTCAGGGAAAACGTGCGCCGCATCAGGCGCACCAGCGCCGCGTTGCGCAGGGCGAGCCCGGCCTGGCAGATGCCGATGCCCGCACCGGCGCGGATCAGCGCGAGCTGCGCCAGGTCGCTGTCGGTGCGCAGCGAGAAGGCATCGCGGCTGAAGCCCTTCAGCGACTTGCCCGCATTGCGCACGAAGGCCGAAGGCTGGTCGTAGCCGATGACCGAATGCGCCGCCAGTTCCTCGAGCCTGCGCGGTGTTCCATGGCGGGCCAGGTAGTCCTTGTGCGCGTGGAAGCCGAGCTCGATCTGGCCGATGCGGCGCGCCACCAGCTGCTCCTGCTTCGGGCGGACCATGCGCACGGCAATGTCGGCCTCGCGCCGCAGCAGGTCCTGGACGCGGTTGGTCGACACCAGCTCCACCTTCAGGGCCGGGTGTTGCTCGCGCAGCCGCGCGACGATGGGCGGCAGCACCTCGACGCCGATCACTTCGCTGGCGGACACCCGCACCACGCCGCGCACGCCCTCGCCCTGGCTGGTGGCGGCGCGCGCCAGGGAGGCGGCGGTGCTCTCCATTGCCTCGGCGTGGCCCCGCAGCGCCAGGGCAATTTCGGTCGGCATCAAGCCGACCTGCGAGCGCGTGAAGAGCACCACGCCCAGGGCTTTTTCCAGCGCCGCGACATGGCGTCCCGCCGTCGGTTGGGTGATGCCGAGCGCGCGCGCCGCACCGGAGAGCGAGCCCTCCCGCAGCACGGCGAGAAAGGAGCGATAGAGCTCCCAGTCGATGTTCGATGTCATGCATAAATGTATAGCTGCTGGATCATGTTAGGCAATTCCAATGGAACTGCCTGCGCTCCAGAATCCATCCATCGACAACTCTTCTGGAGCGTTTTCATGGCCCGCAGCAACACGGTTCTGGTTCTTGGTGCCACCGGCGGCATCGGCAGCGAGGTGGCGCGGCAACTGCGCGACGCGGGGTGGCAGGTGCGCGCACTGAAGCGCGGCGCGGCGGATACAGCGGCGCAGAAGGACGGCATCACCTGGATCTCCGGCGATGCGATGGACCGCCATGCCGTGGCCGAGGCCGCGAAGGGCTGCTCGGTCATCGTGCATGCGGTCAATCCGCCCGGCTACCGCCGCTGGCCGCAGCTGGTGCTGCCGATGCTCGACAACACCATTGCGGCCGCCACGGCCGAAGGCGCCACCATCGTGCTGCCCGGCACGGTCTACAACTACGGGCCGGATGCGTTTGCCCTGCTCGCCGAAGATTCGCCGCAGCGCCCCGCGACGCGCAAGGGCGCGATCCGCGTGGAGATGGAAAGTCGGCTCGAAGCCGCCAGCCGCCGCGGCGCCCGCGTGCTGATCGTGCGCGCCGGCGACTTCTTCGGCCCGAAGGCCGGCAACAACTGGTTCTCGCAGGGGCTGGTCAAGGCGGGAAAGCCGGTCGGCACGGTGAGCTACCCAGGCAGGGGCGGCATCGGCCACCAGTGGTCCTACCTGCCGGACGTGGCGCGCACCATGGTCGAACTGCTGGAGCGCCGCGACAGGCTGGAGGCCTTCGCGAGCTTTCACATGGCCGGCCACTGGGATGCGGACGGCACGCGCATGAGCGGCGCCATCCGCCGCGTGGTGGCGCGCCGCACGGGTGTCGAACCGCGCGTGGTGGCCTTTCCGTGGTGGCTGCTGACCCTGGCTTCGCCGTTCTTCGCGACCTTTCGCGAGATGCGCGAAATGCGCTACCTGTGGGAGACGCCGGTGCGGATGGACAATGCGCGGCTGGTCGCGTTTCTCGGCCGCGAGCCGCACACGCCGCTCGACGAAGCAGTCGAGGCTTCGCTCGAAGGCATGGCGTGCCTGCGCACGCCACCGGTGGCAGTGCCCGCCTGAAGATGCGGCAGAGGCGCGAGCAAACAGCCGCTCAGAAGACCGACAGCCCGGTCCGCGCGACGAAGAGTTCCAGCGCCTTCATTCCCAGCAACGAGTTGCCCGTGGCGTCCAGCGCGGGCGACCACACGCACAGCGTGAGCCGGTCGGGCACCACGGCCACGATGCCGCCGCCCACGCCGCTCTTGCACGGCAGGCCGATGGAGAACGCCACGTCGCCCGCGGCGTCGTAGGTGCCGCAGGTGAGCATCAGCGCATTGATGCGCCGCGTCTGCCGCTCGCCGGTCACCTCGGCCCGGCCGTCGATCGGATGCGCGCCGTCGCGGCACAGGAAGGCCGCCGCGCGCGCCAGCTGGCGGCAGCTCATGCGCAGCGCGCACTGGTGAAAGTAGGTGTCGAGCACCACGGCCACGTCGTTGTCGATCTTGCCGAAGCTCTTCATGAAGTTGGCGAGCGCGATGTTGCGAAAGCCGGTCGCGGCCTCGGAGCGTGCCACCTCGTCGTCGAACGAGATCGGCTCGCCGCAGAGGCTGCCCATCAGCGCCAGGATGTCGGCCTTGGCGCCGCCGCCGGCCTGCAGCGCCTGGCTCACGAGGCGGTCGGCCACTGCGATGGCGCCCGCATTGATGAACGGATTGCGCGGCTTGCCCTGCTCGTTCTCCAGCTGCACCAGCGAGTTGAAGGGATTGCCCGAAGGCTCGCGGCCGATGCGCTCCCACAGTGCGTCGCCCATGCGCTGCATGGCCAGCGTCAGCGTGAAGAGCTTGGACACGCTCTGGATCGAGAACGGCGTTTCAGCATCGCCCGCGAAGGCCTCGGTGCCGTCGCAGGTGCGCAGCGCAATGCCGAGCTGGCGCGGGTCGATGCAGGCCAGCGCCGGGATGTAGCTGGCCACCGTGCCGGCGGTGCCCAGCAGCGGCCGCAGGGTGGCGACAATGTCGTCGAGCACCGGCTGGAAGTCCGTGTCCTTCATGCCCGCGCCTTTCGTCGGTTGACCATCACGATGCCCAGGCCCACGCCCACCAGCGCCAGCATCAGCTGCAGCGTGAGCGGTTCGCCGAGCAGCGCCACGCCGAACACCAGCGCGAACAGCGGCGTCAGAAAGCTGAACGACGACATCTGCGTGGCAGGATAGTGCCGCAGCAGCCACATCCAGGTGAGGTAGCTCGCGAAGGCGCCGATCACGGTCTGCAGGCCGATCGAGGTCCATGCCCACGCCGAATACGAGAAGCCCCAGCGCTCGCCGAGCGCCAACGACAGCAGCGGGCACACGGCCGCGGTCACCGCCACCTGGTAGAACAGGGCCTTCTCGGCGCTCGCGGTGGCGAGCCGCGTGGTGCGCAGCGCCAGCGTGGTCAGGCCCCAGAGCATGCCGCCCACGATCGCCATCGCATCGCCAACCAGCTGGCCCGAACTTGAATGCCCGAAGCCTTCGCTGAACGCGAACAGCACCGCCGCGAAGGCGATGCCCAGGCCCAGCCACTGCAGGCCGCGCAGGCGCTCGGCGGGCACCCAGCGCGGCAGCAGCAGCGAGACCCAGAACGGCGCGGTGTACAGGAACACCGTGAGCCTCGAAGCCGAGGTGTGCTGCAGCCCCAGGTAGATGCAGGCGAACTCGCCCGCAAACAGCAGGCCCACGAGCAGCCCGCCCGGCAGCGTGCCGTCGCGCTCGAACAGCGGCACGCGGCGCCACAGGCACCAGAGCCAGAGCAGCGCCACGGCGCCCGCCATGCGCACCGAGGCCTGCCAGAGCGGAGGCACTTCGGCGACGGTGGTCTTGATGAGGATCTGCTGCAAGCCCCAGAACGCGCAGCATGCGATGAGAAGGCCGATGGCGAGGGAGTCGAGGTGGGTCTTGCGCTGGATCATTCGTCGCGTTGTTGTTCGTTCACCGGCCGGCCACCGGATAAGGCGGCTTGCCCCGCGTGCCCACCATCAGGTCGGGCACCACGGTTTCGACATCGGGCACCGCACGCGCGGCGCGTTCGAGCTTCCTGGCCACGGCGGCCGAGGGCACGCAGCCCTGCAGGTAGATCCAGCGCCGCTGGATCATCACCCACACGCTGGCCTTCTGCACGCCCGGCACGGCCGAGAGCGCGGCGCGCACCTTGGGCGCGAGCGGCTTGTCGTAGCGGTAGGCGTTGCTGTCGGTGCATTTGCCCGCGAGCCAGCAGCTGGTGCCGCGCTCCAGCCGCGAATGGGTCTGGGCACGGCGCTCCTCGGCGGTATAGAGCGGGCCTTCGGGCATGGCACAGGCGGGCTGGCCGGCGGAGACCTGGAAGAACGGATCGTCGAACCAGTTCTGCTTGAGCGGTGCTGCCGGCTCCTGCGCCGCGACGTTCTGCGCAGCCAGCAGCACCGACACGCACATGAACGCAGCGCCGCGGCTCACAAGGGATGTTCCGTGTAGAAGCGCCCGCCGTGGAACAGCAGCGGCGAGGCGCCGGCGTTGTGGGTGCAGCGCTCCACCTCGCCGACGAAGATCACGTGGTCGCCCTCGTCGTAGCGGCTGCGGTTGAAGCATTCGAAGCTCGCCGCCGCACCGGCCAGCACCGGCGCGCCGCCAAGCCCCTCGGTGAAGGCCACGTCGGCCCAGCGGTCGATGTTCTTGGTGGCGAAGCGCTCGGCCAGCCCCTTCTGGTTGGCGGCCAGGATGTTGATGGCGTAGTGCGAGCCGGTGCTGAGCGCCGGCATCGAGCCGGCCGCGCGCGCCAGGCTCCACAGCACCAGCGGCGGCGCGAGCGACACCGAATTGAACGAGTTGGCCGTGAGGCCGACCAGCGTGCCTTCGGCCGAGCGCGCGGTGACGATGGTCACGCCGGTGGCGAACATGCCGAGCGCTTCGCGGAATTCTTCGGGCGAAAAGGTAGGGGGCTTGGCCCGGCGGGAGGAGGTCACGGAAGAGGCTGTGCGTTGGACGGCGGAGGACCATTTTGGCTCAGCGCACGGACGGCTGCTTGGCGAGTGGCATCGCCCCGCTCGCCGGGGCCGGTTTCTCGGCGCTCAGCCAAAGAACCAATAGCAGACCGCAATCGCCGCCAGCACCCCCGCCAGCTCGGCCAGCAGCGCGCACGCCACCGCATGCCTTGCACGCTGGATGCCGACGGCACCGAAATACACCGCCAGCACGTAGAAGGTGGTCTCGGTGCTGCCCTGGATGGTGGCGGCCACGAGGGCCGGGAAGCTGTCCACGCCCTGGCTCTTCATGGTTTCGATCAGCATCGCGCGCGCCGCGCTGCCCGAGAAGGGCTTGACCAGGGCGGTGGGCATGGCGTCGACGAAGCGCGCATCCCAGCCGCCCGCGCTCACCAGCCAGCGCAGGCCGCCGAGCACGAAGTCCAGCGCACCCGAGGCGCGCAGCACGCCGACCGCGCACAGCATCGCCACCAGGTAGGGCAGCAGGTTCTTCGCGATGTCGAAGCCTTCCTTCGCGCCCTCGATGAAACACTCGTAGACCTTGATGCGGCGGATCGCACCGGCCAGCAGGAACACGATGATCACGCCGAACAGCGCAAGATTGCCCATGAGCGAGGAGAGCGACGCAATCGCCGCCGCCGAGAGCGTGCCCAAGAGCGCCATGAAGCCGCCCAGCAGCAGCGCGCCCGGCACCAGGTAGGCCAGCACCACCGGGTCCCACAGACGCAGGCGCTGCGCCACGGCCACCGAGAGCAGGCCGACCAGCGTCGATGCGCTGGTGGCCAGCAGGATCGGCAGGAACACCATCGTCGGATCGCTCGCGCCCTGCTGCGCGCGGTACATGAAGATCGTCACGGGCAGCAGCGTGAGCGAAGACGCGTTGAGCACCAGGAACAGGATCTGCGCGTTGGTGGCCGTGACCGGGTCGGGGTTGAGCCGCTGCAGTTCGCGCATGGCCTTCAGGCCGATGGGCGTGGCCGCGTTGTCGAGCCCGAGCGCATTGGCCGCGAAGTTCATCGTGATCAGGCCCAGCGCCGGATGGCCCGCGGGTACGCCGGGCATGAGCCGCCGGAACAGCGGGCCCAGCAGGCGCGCGAGCCAGCCCACGAGCCCCGCCGCCTCCGCGATGCGCAGGAAGCCGAGCCACAGCGTGAGCGTGCCGAACAGCAGCACCATCACCTCGACCGCGAGCCGCGCCATCGCGAACAGGCTTTCGACGATCGCCGCGAAAACCGCCGGATCGCCGCCCACGAGCCAGCGCCCGAGCGCCGCCAGCATCGCCACTGCGAAGAAACCCAGCCACAAGCCGTTGAGCACGCGTGTCCTTTTTCCTTTTTGTGAGCGCGATCATAGGGCTCCGCCCGCGCCTGCCGCGGGCTACAGTGCGGGCCATGGCAGCCTCTTGCTTTATCCGCAGACTCGCAGCCCTGGTGTGGGTCGCCGTGGCCTCGGCGTGGCTGGCGGGCTGCGCGGGCCTGCCGCCGCCACAGCCTAGCGCGCCGTCCGCGGCCATCACCGATGTCGCCGACACTGCGCTCGGCCAGCTGGCGCGGCTGCGCGCGCCGCAGGAGTCCGCATCGCTGTCGGGCTTCCGGCTGCTGCCGGAGGCGGCCTTTGCCTTCGACGCGCGCATTTCGCTCGCGCGGCATGCCGAGAAGTCGCTCGACGTGCAGTACTACCTGATCCAGAACGACGACGTCGGCCTGCTGCTGCTGCGCGAACTGCGCGAGGCCGCCGCGCGCGGCGTGCGGGTGCGCCTCCTGGTGGACGATCTCTACACGGCCGGCGAGGACGAGGTGTTCAGCACGCTCTCGGCCTTTCCGAACGTCGAGGTGCGGCTGTTCAATCCGCTGCCGTCGCGCGTCGGTTCGTTCGCGATGCGGCTCCTGTTCTCGTTCGGCGATTTCGGCCGCATCAACCACCGCATGCACAACAAGCTGCTGGTGGCCGACAACAGCTTTGCCGTCTCGGGCGGGCGCAACATCGCCAACGAATACTTCATGCGCGGCACGGCGGCGAACTTCATCGACATGGACGTGCTCTCCACCGGACCGGTCGTGCGCCAGATGTCCGAAGGCTTCGACCGCTACTGGAACAGCGAGCATGTCTGGCCCATCGAGCGCATTGCGCCGCTGCGCATGCCGGTCGAAGAGGCGCAGAAGCGCTTCGATGCCATTGCCGGCGCGGCGCTGCCCGATGTGCAGATGCGCCAGCGCGACGTCCTGAACAGATCGCCCGTGGGCGAGCAACTCGCCACCGGCAAGCTCGACCTGCAATGGGCGCCATTCACGCTGTTCGTGGACGACCCCGCGAAGATCACGCGCAAGCCAGAGGCCGCCTACGAGGGCAGCGTGACCGAGGGTGCGCTCGGCGTCATCAACTCGGCGAAGCGCGAAGTCAAGATCGCTTCGCCGTATTTCATTCCGGGCGCACGCGGCATGGCCATGATGAAGAAGGCCATCGAGCGTGGCGGGCGCATCACCGTGGTGACCAACTCGCTCGGCGCCACCGATGAACCGCTGGCCTACGCAGGCTACGAACGCTATCGCGCCGACATGCTGAAGATCGGCGTCACCATCTACGAGATCGCGCCCACGCTCACCGGGCGCTCGGGGCGCTTCGGCAATTTCAGGCACTCGATCAGCCGGCTGCATGCCAAGCTCGCGGTGATCGATGACGAGCGCTTTTTTGTCGGTTCGATGAACCTCGACCGCCGCTCGGCCTCGGTGAACACCGAAATGGGCCTCGTGATCGACAGCCCGGCGCTGGTGGCCGACTATGAAAGGCTCATGAGCGGGGAGCGCGTCAGCCTGGGCTACCGGCTGCGGCTGTCGCCCGACGGCCGCCGCGCGCAATGGCTGGAATACGACGACGGCGGCGGCGGCGACATCGTCCACGAGGACGAGCCCGGCGAGTTTCTATGGCTGCGCTTCAAGAACTGGCTGCTGCTGCCGATCGTGGGCGAAGAACTGCTGTAGCGGCCGCCTGCACAGGCCCCGGCTGTCACTTTCGGATCGATGGCTTACGTTACATTCCCAATCAAAGTGTGAATTTTTGTCACTGAATCCCGGAGACTTCGACATGACCGTTCCCGTGCCGCGCGAGTCGATTGCGCCGCTTTCCACCCGCCGTCGCCATGTGCTGACCGGTCTGGCCGCAACGGCGGCCGGTGCGAGCCTGGGATTTCCGGCGCTGGCGCAGAGCAGGGCCGTCCGCATCGGGACCACCTTCGACAACAGCAGCGTCGAGAAGGCCAACGGCCAGGGGCTCCACCAGGGTTCGAGCGCCTTCTTCAATGCGCTGAACAAGGCAGGGGGCATCAACGGCACGAAGATCGAACTCGTCATGGCCGACGACCAGTTCAAGCCCGACCTCGCCAAGGCCAATGCACTGGCCTTCGAGAAGGACAGCTCCGTGCTCGCGCTGGTGCATCCGCTCGGCACCCGCCAGACGTCCGAGGTGATGGACGCCGTGCCCGGCATGGCCGTGGTGGGGCCCATCACCGGCACCATCTCGCTGCGCAAGAAGACCTCGCCCAATACCTTCTGGGTGCGCGTCAACTACGACCAGGAAATCGACAAGCTCGTGAGCACGGCGGCCGTGCTGGGCCAGAGCCGCATCGGTCTCGTGCATTCGAACGATCCGCTCGGGCAATCGGTGCTGGCAGCGTTCAAGGCATCGCTCGCCAAGGCCAGGCTGGAGCCGGCCGTCATCGCGACCACGCCCAACACCACCAGCATGGAAGTCGGCCCCGCGGCCGAGGCCATCGCCAAGGCCAAGCCGCAGGTCGTGCTCATCGGCCTGGCCGGCACGGCGCCGGCTTTCATGAAGGCATTGCGCGACGCGGGCGGCAACAGCTCGGCCTACGGGCTTTCGATCACTGCAAGCGCGCTGTCCGCCATGGGCGACCTGGCGCGCGGCCTGGGCTTCGTGGTCGTGGTGCCGTCGCCGTTCTCGACCAGGTTCGAGATCGTGCGCCGCTACCAGGCCGACATGCTGGCCAACGGCACCAGGGAGTTCTCGCTGACCAGCCTGGAGGGCTACATGAACGCCGCCGTGCTCGCCGAAGGCATGCGCCGCGCCGGCGGCTCGCTCACGCGCGCTTCGGTGATGGCGGGAATGGCCAGCATCGAGAATTTCGATCTGGGCGGGGTGAAGATCAGCTACGGGCGCACGAACCGCGAAGGCGGGCAGTTCGTGGACGTGGCCGTGATCGGCAGCCGCGGCCAGATGCTGAGCTAGGTTCTCGACCCGGCAATCAGACCCCCACGCCGAGCAGCCCTTCGAGCAGGCCGTGATCGGCGGCCAGCTCGTTGCTCGGCCCGGCATGCACCACGGTGCCGCGCTCCAGCACGATCGCGCGGTGCGTCATCTCCAGCGCCAGCACGGGGTGCTGCTCCACGACGACGGACGCCAGGCCTTCGGCCTCGCACAGGCGGCGAATCGCGGCGGCCAGCTCTTCCACGATGATCGGCGCCAGGCCTTCCATCGGTTCGTCGAGCAGCAGCAGCTTCGGATGGGTCATCAGCGCGCGGCCGATGGCGAGCATCTGCTGTTCGCCGCCGGAGAGCTGGTTGCCGTAGTTGCTGCGCCGCTCGCGCAGGCGCGGAAAGAAGCCGTAGACGCGCTGGAGGTTCCAGCCGCCCGGCCGCGCGATCACCGTGAGGTTTTCTTCCACGGTGAGCGAGGGAAACACCTCGCGCTCCTGCGGCACCCAGCCCAGGCCCGCGCGCGCGCGCCGGTGCGAGGGCCAGCGCGTGATGTCCGCGCCCTGCCATCGGACCGCGCCCTGCATCACGCGGGTGTTGCCCATCAGCGTTTCCAGCAGCGTGGTCTTGCCCACGCCGTTGCGCCCGAGGATGGCGAGGCTTTCGCCCTGCCGCAGCGAAAAGTCGAGACGGTCGAGCACCACGGCGTTGCCGTAGCCGGCCGTGACGTGGTCGAAGGCAAGCACTTCAGACATGGCGATGGGAGCGTCCAAGGTAGACCTCGCGCACGCGCGGGTCGGCGCCGATCTCGGCCGGAGTGCCTTCGGTGAGGATGCGGCCGCCCACCAGCACCGAGATGCGGCGCGAGAAGCGGAAGACGAGCTTCATGTCGTGCTCGATGAACAGCACGCTGATGTCGTCCGGCAGCGCCGCGATGGCTTCGAACAATTCGCCGCTCTCGTCCTGCGGCACACCGGCCGCGGGCTCGTCGAGCAGCAGGATGCGGGGCTTGGCCGCAAGCGCCAGCGCAATCTCGAGCAGGCGCTGCTTGCCGTAGGCCAGCTCGGCCACGGGCACGTCGGCCAGGCTGTCGAGCTTGAGCGTGCCGAGCAGCGCATGCGCCTCGTCGAACACCGCCGTGCAGC from Variovorax sp. V93 includes the following:
- a CDS encoding LysR family transcriptional regulator, yielding MTSNIDWELYRSFLAVLREGSLSGAARALGITQPTAGRHVAALEKALGVVLFTRSQVGLMPTEIALALRGHAEAMESTAASLARAATSQGEGVRGVVRVSASEVIGVEVLPPIVARLREQHPALKVELVSTNRVQDLLRREADIAVRMVRPKQEQLVARRIGQIELGFHAHKDYLARHGTPRRLEELAAHSVIGYDQPSAFVRNAGKSLKGFSRDAFSLRTDSDLAQLALIRAGAGIGICQAGLALRNAALVRLMRRTFSLKLETWVTMHEDLRSSPRCRAAFDALVDGLQHYIGTQAQAKMDRARTQAPE
- a CDS encoding SDR family oxidoreductase; this encodes MARSNTVLVLGATGGIGSEVARQLRDAGWQVRALKRGAADTAAQKDGITWISGDAMDRHAVAEAAKGCSVIVHAVNPPGYRRWPQLVLPMLDNTIAAATAEGATIVLPGTVYNYGPDAFALLAEDSPQRPATRKGAIRVEMESRLEAASRRGARVLIVRAGDFFGPKAGNNWFSQGLVKAGKPVGTVSYPGRGGIGHQWSYLPDVARTMVELLERRDRLEAFASFHMAGHWDADGTRMSGAIRRVVARRTGVEPRVVAFPWWLLTLASPFFATFREMREMRYLWETPVRMDNARLVAFLGREPHTPLDEAVEASLEGMACLRTPPVAVPA
- a CDS encoding glutaminase, whose product is MKDTDFQPVLDDIVATLRPLLGTAGTVASYIPALACIDPRQLGIALRTCDGTEAFAGDAETPFSIQSVSKLFTLTLAMQRMGDALWERIGREPSGNPFNSLVQLENEQGKPRNPFINAGAIAVADRLVSQALQAGGGAKADILALMGSLCGEPISFDDEVARSEAATGFRNIALANFMKSFGKIDNDVAVVLDTYFHQCALRMSCRQLARAAAFLCRDGAHPIDGRAEVTGERQTRRINALMLTCGTYDAAGDVAFSIGLPCKSGVGGGIVAVVPDRLTLCVWSPALDATGNSLLGMKALELFVARTGLSVF
- a CDS encoding DMT family transporter, with protein sequence MIQRKTHLDSLAIGLLIACCAFWGLQQILIKTTVAEVPPLWQASVRMAGAVALLWLWCLWRRVPLFERDGTLPGGLLVGLLFAGEFACIYLGLQHTSASRLTVFLYTAPFWVSLLLPRWVPAERLRGLQWLGLGIAFAAVLFAFSEGFGHSSSGQLVGDAMAIVGGMLWGLTTLALRTTRLATASAEKALFYQVAVTAAVCPLLSLALGERWGFSYSAWAWTSIGLQTVIGAFASYLTWMWLLRHYPATQMSSFSFLTPLFALVFGVALLGEPLTLQLMLALVGVGLGIVMVNRRKARA
- a CDS encoding BON domain-containing protein — encoded protein: MSRGAAFMCVSVLLAAQNVAAQEPAAPLKQNWFDDPFFQVSAGQPACAMPEGPLYTAEERRAQTHSRLERGTSCWLAGKCTDSNAYRYDKPLAPKVRAALSAVPGVQKASVWVMIQRRWIYLQGCVPSAAVARKLERAARAVPDVETVVPDLMVGTRGKPPYPVAGR
- a CDS encoding flavin reductase family protein; protein product: MTSSRRAKPPTFSPEEFREALGMFATGVTIVTARSAEGTLVGLTANSFNSVSLAPPLVLWSLARAAGSMPALSTGSHYAINILAANQKGLAERFATKNIDRWADVAFTEGLGGAPVLAGAAASFECFNRSRYDEGDHVIFVGEVERCTHNAGASPLLFHGGRFYTEHPL
- a CDS encoding nucleoside recognition domain-containing protein, which translates into the protein MLNGLWLGFFAVAMLAALGRWLVGGDPAVFAAIVESLFAMARLAVEVMVLLFGTLTLWLGFLRIAEAAGLVGWLARLLGPLFRRLMPGVPAGHPALGLITMNFAANALGLDNAATPIGLKAMRELQRLNPDPVTATNAQILFLVLNASSLTLLPVTIFMYRAQQGASDPTMVFLPILLATSASTLVGLLSVAVAQRLRLWDPVVLAYLVPGALLLGGFMALLGTLSAAAIASLSSLMGNLALFGVIIVFLLAGAIRRIKVYECFIEGAKEGFDIAKNLLPYLVAMLCAVGVLRASGALDFVLGGLRWLVSAGGWDARFVDAMPTALVKPFSGSAARAMLIETMKSQGVDSFPALVAATIQGSTETTFYVLAVYFGAVGIQRARHAVACALLAELAGVLAAIAVCYWFFG
- a CDS encoding phospholipase D family protein, producing the protein MAASCFIRRLAALVWVAVASAWLAGCAGLPPPQPSAPSAAITDVADTALGQLARLRAPQESASLSGFRLLPEAAFAFDARISLARHAEKSLDVQYYLIQNDDVGLLLLRELREAAARGVRVRLLVDDLYTAGEDEVFSTLSAFPNVEVRLFNPLPSRVGSFAMRLLFSFGDFGRINHRMHNKLLVADNSFAVSGGRNIANEYFMRGTAANFIDMDVLSTGPVVRQMSEGFDRYWNSEHVWPIERIAPLRMPVEEAQKRFDAIAGAALPDVQMRQRDVLNRSPVGEQLATGKLDLQWAPFTLFVDDPAKITRKPEAAYEGSVTEGALGVINSAKREVKIASPYFIPGARGMAMMKKAIERGGRITVVTNSLGATDEPLAYAGYERYRADMLKIGVTIYEIAPTLTGRSGRFGNFRHSISRLHAKLAVIDDERFFVGSMNLDRRSASVNTEMGLVIDSPALVADYERLMSGERVSLGYRLRLSPDGRRAQWLEYDDGGGGDIVHEDEPGEFLWLRFKNWLLLPIVGEELL
- a CDS encoding ABC transporter substrate-binding protein, whose translation is MTVPVPRESIAPLSTRRRHVLTGLAATAAGASLGFPALAQSRAVRIGTTFDNSSVEKANGQGLHQGSSAFFNALNKAGGINGTKIELVMADDQFKPDLAKANALAFEKDSSVLALVHPLGTRQTSEVMDAVPGMAVVGPITGTISLRKKTSPNTFWVRVNYDQEIDKLVSTAAVLGQSRIGLVHSNDPLGQSVLAAFKASLAKARLEPAVIATTPNTTSMEVGPAAEAIAKAKPQVVLIGLAGTAPAFMKALRDAGGNSSAYGLSITASALSAMGDLARGLGFVVVVPSPFSTRFEIVRRYQADMLANGTREFSLTSLEGYMNAAVLAEGMRRAGGSLTRASVMAGMASIENFDLGGVKISYGRTNREGGQFVDVAVIGSRGQMLS
- a CDS encoding ABC transporter ATP-binding protein; protein product: MSEVLAFDHVTAGYGNAVVLDRLDFSLRQGESLAILGRNGVGKTTLLETLMGNTRVMQGAVRWQGADITRWPSHRRARAGLGWVPQEREVFPSLTVEENLTVIARPGGWNLQRVYGFFPRLRERRSNYGNQLSGGEQQMLAIGRALMTHPKLLLLDEPMEGLAPIIVEELAAAIRRLCEAEGLASVVVEQHPVLALEMTHRAIVLERGTVVHAGPSNELAADHGLLEGLLGVGV
- a CDS encoding ABC transporter ATP-binding protein — protein: MSRTTPHTLRTQNLGIRFGAFQAVGEVNLSLEPGARQALIGPNGAGKTTLINLLTGVFRPTSGSIHMGDRDITRLSGDRRARMGLARTFQINMLFPSLTPLLSVVLAISEREGLGATWWRPLKGCTAVFDEAHALLGTLKLDSLADVPVAELAYGKQRLLEIALALAAKPRILLLDEPAAGVPQDESGELFEAIAALPDDISVLFIEHDMKLVFRFSRRISVLVGGRILTEGTPAEIGADPRVREVYLGRSHRHV